From Candidatus Xianfuyuplasma coldseepsis:
ACAATGGTCCGGGCAAACGACAACAACTGTCGTTGTCCGCTACTGAAGTTATTCCCTCGTTCACGCACTTCCTCATCGTATTTTTGTGGTAACTTATTGATGAAGTAACTTGCATTTACATAGTTACATGCTTGTTCAAGCGTTTCTTGAGTTATCGTATCGTTCCGCAAGGTTATATTGGAACGTATTGTACCACTAAAGAGGAATACATCCTGGAGCATTTGGCCGATATATTTTCGTAAGGATCGTTTCTTAATGGTTTTTATATCGACACCATCAATTAATATTTGTCCTCTTTGAATGTCATAATATCTGGTAATCAGACTTAGAATTGTCGTTTTTCCTGCTCCCGTTGCCCCAACAAAGGCAGCACTCTCTTTGGCATTGACTTTGAAGGATACATCTTGTAGCACCCATTCGCCTTCATTGTAGGCAAACCAGACATTTTTAAACTCGATCGATCCTTGTACATGATCAATGTCCATTGCGCTGTCTTGATCCACCACTTGTGGCTTGGTATCCAATATTCCAAAGATTCGTTCTCCTGCAGCAAAGGCACTTTGAACAATATTAAACTGCTCAGCTAATTGCTGAATCGGATTGAACAAATCCGATACATAACGATGGAACATAATCAATAATCCCACTTGATAAGCACCGGATAAAATCGATTGACTTCCGAAGTACAGGACAATCACAACAGCTAGCATATGTACCATGTACATCGTTGGACGGAATACAGCAAAAATCCCAATTTGTCGATAGTACGACGCTTTTAATTTGTCATTTCGCTCTTTAAATTGAATGTATTTAATATGTTCTTTGTTGAATATCTGAATGATTTTCATTCCCGATAGATGCTCTGCTAAGAAGGCATTAACGCTCGATAGATTCGACCGAATTTGACGATATGCTTTTCGCGATAACGTACGGAAGAAATACGAGGCTATGATAATTAACGGAACTACAGTAAGTACGTACAACGTTAACTGAGCATTTATATAAAACATGACAATGATGATACCAATTACTTTGAATGAACTTTGGAAAATGGTAATTAACACACTTGTGTAAAATTCATTTAGGGCATTGGTGTCATTGGTAACACGGGTAACCAATGCTCCCGCTGCTTTTTGGTGCAAATACGCTAGGTCATGATATTCAAGATGTGTAAAAACATCTTTGCGTACATTGAAAATAATTCCTTGTCCCGTAATATTGAGTATAATATTTTGGGCATACGTCAAGATACGCGTTGATAGAATGATAACGACCAAAATGGTAATATTATTCAGAAGCTGTGATAATTCAAAACTAGATTCGCTAAAAAGACTAATCGTATTCCCAATGACAATCGGTTCGTATAAAGCAAATAGAATCGTGACAAACATGATACTGTAAACAATAGCAAAATGCTTACGAAATGGTTTGCTGTAACGAATCAAGCGACGAACAATTTCTTTGTCTGTATAATTATATAAACGAGTGACATCTTCTTCATGCATTTGTCCGCGTGGAGGCATTATTCCTGCACCTCCATTTCGTCTTCAAGTCGTTGACGTTCGACCATATCACGATAAAACTCACAACGCTCGTATAACACTTCGTGAGGTCCAATATCAACGATTTTGCCGTCATCGATAACGATAATTCGATCGGAGTAAATCAAGGTGCTGATGCGATGGGCTATGATCAATGTGGTTTTGTCTTTACGAACTTGTTTTAGGTTTTCTAAGATGGTGACTTCGGTATTGGTATCTACCGCTGATACACTATCATCTAAAATCATAATTGGTGAATTCTTTATCAGTGCTCGTGCGATTGAAACGCGTTGTCGCTGTCCACCGGATAAGGTGACCCCACGTTCGCCAATAACGGTATCATATCCATCTGCAAACTCGATGATGTTATTATGAACATCACTCATGATTGCAGCTTGTTGAATTTTATCATATTCATCTGTTGCTTTGGTAAAATCAAGTGAGATATTATTGCGAATTGAGTCGGAGAATAAGAATCCATCTTGTGGTACATAACCAATACTGTCACGTACTTGGGCTAGAGGTAGTTTCATAATGTCATATCCGTCAATAAAAATCGTATTTGGTTCAACATTGTAAATTCGAAGTAATAAATCTACTATACTCGTTTTCCCACTACCAGTTCGTCCTAAGATTCCAATCGTCTCCCCTTGTTGGATAGTAAAGGACATATCTTGTAATACATCTACTTCTGTATGCGGATAACGGAAGGTTAAATTACGAAACTCAATGTCGCCATGCAATGCTTCCACCTTAACTACATCTTCGGCGTCCTTAATATCGATGGGTTCGTTGAGAATTTGTTCAATCCGCTGCAACGATCCTTTACCACGATTCCGTACATTAATGATACGGCCAAGTGCCATCATTGGCCATATTAAAAGACCAAATAGAAAAAAGAATCGAATCAAATCACTGATTTCAAACACAGTACTTCCTAATCCTTGTTGTGTTTGCCAAATTAAATAACCACCATAACCAATAATTACAACATAAATTAAACTGACAAAGGCACCAATGGAAATATCTAGAAGCTGCTGTGTTTTCACATAATCAATATTGCGATCATGCGCATTTTGATTTGCTTTAAGAAACTCATCAATTTCAATATCTTCTTTCACAAATGCTTTTACAACTCGAATACCACTTAAATTTTCATTGGTGAAATCACTAAGTCGTTCAAATGCTTCTTGTGCTTTTCTAAATTTTCGGCGAATTTTACGTCCAAATACGCTACCTACAATGGCAATAATGAGCATTGGTAGGGCAGTGAACAATGTTAATGTGACATTTAGTCGTAGCAATTGAATGATAACAATCGTTCCCAGGAAGAATGTATCCACAACCATAACCATCCCAAATCCTACGGTACGTCTAACCGCTTCAATGTCATTGGTGAAGTAGGCCATTAACCCCCCAACTTTATGCTCTGAATAGAATTGATTGGACAACTTCTCGGCATGTTCAAATAAATCATTACGAAGACCGTAATCAAAACGACGCGATGACCCCATGATGAAGATACGCCATAAAAAGCGTCCAACCATGATGATTACGACATATAATCCAATCTGTAAAATAATCTCAAGTACACCATCTAAGGTAATATTACCATCGGTTAATCCGTCGGTAATGTCCCCTATTAATAACGGAATCAACGTTTGAACATAATCAATACCCGCGATGACCAAAATCCCTAAAATAAACCAATGTAAATTTTGGAGATAATACTTATTTATCGATTTTCCAAAAATCATGTTGGATCACCACCAAATTTATTGAAAATTTTAATTAGAAACTTCATTTCTTTTTTTGACAAGACATCAAACATCTTATCAACAGCTCGTTTACTCTCTAATATATTGGTGGTAGCTAATGTCCGTCCCATCTCTGTAAGCGAGATATAATAGACACGTTTATCTTCACTACTTTTTGCTTTTTCTATGAATCCGTTGGATTCGAATACATTGATGACCTCAGTCACGGTTGGTTTAGATAAATCAAAATGTTCAGCTAGTTCCGTCAATGTTGTTTTTCCGCGTTTATGAATTTCCTTTAGGTACTTGAAGCGACTACCTTTAATGCGATCAAAATGAATTTCTTCATAAACATCATTGCATGCATCAAAATACATTCTAAGGAACTTATTAAACGATAAACGCACTTCTTCTTTATCCATAAATTCCCATCCTTTCTCTAATTTGATTAGGAGAGACCTAATTATAAATACAATATTGTTAGGTTCTACCTAATTATTATAGATATACCACAGTAAAAAGTCAATAAAAATAACTAGCAAACGCTAGTTATTTTTTCATTTTATGGATTATAACTCCGGCGATAATTACGGTTATTGAGTAGACAATCACCGGACGTACAATCGACCAATAATTCTCGGCATTTGGTTCAGCAACCTGGATATTGAAATCTTTTACATATTCTACACCATTCGCGCCTACATACTTCACAGAGTATGAATAGACTCCTTCTTGTGTTTCATGACCTGTGTACTCATCTTCAAGTATTTCAATGGTGTAATCTTGTTTCGGCATATCTTTGTTCTCAATCAGAACCTGTAATGCATCACGAGGAGAGAAGATTGCTTGGGGAGTTACTGAAATTAATAGATTATCAACAATTATTTGTGGTGCAACATCATCAATCAATTGAATCGTGAATGTGAACTCACCTCGATTTTGTGCCTCGTCTAACACTTCTACGGTTACTACGAAATTTCCTACACTTGTCTCTCGATTGGTGTAATGATCGGCGATGACCGTTATATCACCAGTTTGTAATACCGACGCATTATCACTCACATTTAACGTGTTAATGATATCACTGATCGATGGGGGCGATGTATAAGATGATGTATATATTGTTTCTCCATTAATGAGTGGTGAAATATCGTCCAGTACATCAATTGTAATCATTTCTGTACGAATATTTCCGGATGTATCCTCTAGCGACATCGTCACAGTATGAGACCCAACAACATGTTCAAAGGATGTGTAATCATCTTGTACAATCGACACAAGAATATCACTGTTATCATCATAGTTATCCGTTGTATCAATCATTGTGACAATGGTTTCAAGATCACGTTCCATTGATGCAGGTGTTGTAATGGTTGTGTTCACAACAGAAGGCGCAGTTGTATCTTTTACATTAATGGAAAACGTCATGTTCGCTTCATTTCCACTATTATCTACAGTGGATACGGTTACGATATAACTTCCCAAAGTTGCCTTGTTTGGGGTGTAGTAATCCATTTCAACGGTGTACCCTAAATCGCCGTCATGTCCATCGATAAAGCTGAACTGTTCATCTAGTATGGTCGCCAAAGACGGTTGTTCATCCACATCCACATTTAATACTGGTGGTCCATATATCATGGGATTAATAAGATCTTGAACAATGATATCCAAATCAAACGTCGCGGTATTACCGCTACTATCTTCGGCTTGCAAGACAACGTTATACTCACCAACAGTTGTTTGATTCGTTGTGTAATTATCCTGTAGTACCGTAATGGAATCCGTTATATCCCCATCGATGTCATCATATGCAATTATGTATTGATCGATAATAGCATCAATACTAATGGTCTCCGTGTAGGATTTAACGAATAGTGCTGACCCTTGAAAAGTCGGATCTGTCACATCAGTAGCCGGAGCAACATAGGATTCATACGCTGTAGGAACGAGTCCTTCTTCCAACTGGATATCTTGAAACCCATAAAAATCAATATATTGCTGCCAGCCTGTAGCAAAAATATCAAATTCTACGGTATCATAGGCTCCTGTATTAAACGTACAGTACGTATAGTTCGTTGTACCTGTACAATTGGTAAGTTCCGCAAGATCACCTTCTACAAATGTAACATCGTTATTATAGATATTTATGTAGGGGTTTGCTAGAATACTTTCTGGAGGAAACCACAGGACATACGACGTAAGTGGCTTCACCCGTATCGGGTCATCACTCGATAATCGATCCGACACAATGATCGTATTGGCTTCATCAATATAGTTCTTACCTCCCGGTAATAATGTTGCAAGTCCCGTTGCACGAACCGATGTTACGGACAATAAAATAAGTAGCAGCATTACCATTAGTTGTTTTCTCATAATTTTTTCACCTCAACCATATGATACGTAAATGATGCCCATCTTTCTCACACAAAAAAAAAGAAACAGCTACAGCTGTTTCTTCCATTGTTGTAGGACATATGTTACATCGTACTCCATCCATACAGCCCAGTCGTACTTCACTTGTTGGAATACATCATCATACTGATTCCATGACCAGTTTGGAAGAAGTTCTCCCTCCTGTAAGAGCCGTTCTTTTTGAAGAATATTCACCGCTAAACTATCTTGATATGCTTCCATAAACTCCGGCGCAATACGATAGACTTTATACGGTTCAAGTCCATAACTAGACCAAGATTCAGGTTCTGTTTGGAGATGTTGCTGAAGCAATGTAACAAGACGAGGTTTGATGCGCTGCTTAATGTCCAAACTCACTCGTTTATAAAACAGCAAATAGCTAATGAGGACATGCATTTGGATATGTTCATCATCGGTATCCATTAGGTATTTAATTACGTTATTGATAAATGTATCAAGAGGAAATCCTTGCAAATAATTCTGATATTGGTACAAGAATCCCGCGATTTCAGGATTGGGATTTCCAAAGGTGAAAGAATCCAATCCATCGTAGTTCCACCAAATTGCATGGGGATAATTGTCGACCTCGTTTGGGACCATCTCAAATGATAACGTATCATAATCAAATACCGACTCATAATATTGAACGATTTGTTGAATCATTGTCTCCTTTGCGTTCGATTGAGGAAGATCGTCAAGAAGACTAATCGCTAAATCTGTACTAGCAACATTGCTTTTTGGGAGTTGAATATCCGGTTCTAATCCATGACCAAAGCCACCATCATCGTTCTGAAACCCTTGTAATGCGTTGAGTACTCCCTGATCATTATTGGATTCAACAAACTGCATCAACGCCATATACAATGCCTGAAAACGTGCACTAAGACGATTCTTATTCATCACGATTATCCGTTTCGAGCAACATCGAAAAATGTAGCACTGAATCGTCTGCATTGGTATAATCTTGATCGTTTAAATAGTCTTCAAAATCAAACCCCATATGAACGTTAATGTTATGTTCTTTAACGTATTCATAACATGCGTGGATTTGATTGGTAATATCACGAAATAATATTTCAAAACTGATGTAGGAACCTGCTGGTAGTTTTTTTGACACAAATCCATCCTGCTCGACCAATTCAGATGTTTGAATCATCGTATAATAATCAAACGTTTTCGTCTCTCTGAAATCAGGTGGATAACACTCTAAACCAATAAACTTGTCTTGTAATTTTGATTGATCAAGTAACTTCATGTCATCGAAAAAGGACTCCCACAGCAAAGGAATTTTATCTGCGGAAGAATGGTGTACTCCCCCTTCTAGTTCAATGCCTATAAAATAGCGTTCTGGATATTCTTTTATGCTGTATTTCATAACATCACCTCGACTATATTATAAAGTAAACGAAAAAGAACATCAACAATCGATGTTCTTTTTCAATAGGAGTTTTACTGAATGAAATGTATTATTTGCTTCGCTAGTTTGTCTGGGCAATCAACTAACGGACTATGTCCTGAATTCTCTAATGTGATTTTTTTTACGTTTTGCAGTGCCTCAACGGTTTCATCCACCATATACTCAAGGACAACCATATCTTGTTCACTCCAAAACGACAAGACGGGACAATCAATTTGATGAATCGTACCATCTCCCAATGTAACACCATTGGAGAAGTTGGATAAATTGAAGGTCATTAATCCCCAATCAATATCGACAAGATTCCGTTGTTTCATCGTTTCACTTAGATACAAATCATTATCTTCTTTGGATGGCTTATTTACGGTGTAAATCGCTTGATCCCATACCGCATTCATCATTGCAACATTATTTGTTTCAAATGCCTGTACCATCGGTGCAATTTGTACTGGATCTGTCGCCATGTCTTCTTTGGATTGATAATAATCCCCAACAATAGGTTGAAATTGATCATTCTTTTTAAAAATCGGGTATCCGCGATAACTACAGGATTCAATAAGAATTAGTTTATCGATTTGGTTTGGGGCTTTTATTGCCATCGACATCGCAATTGCTCCACCGGTACTCCATCCTGCAAGATGATATTTTTTTACTCCTAAAATACGAAGGAAATCAAGAACATCATCAGCTAGATCATGGAGTGAATCAATAGGCTTTTTATAGGATGAGTCACCAAACCCCCGCATATCTGGAGCAATCACTCGATATTGCCCTTTAAATCTCTCGATTAGTGGTTTATAGTGAATACTACTTGACATGTTTCCATGTAACAAGACAATAATTTGATCTCCTTTTTCGGTATCAATATAATAATACTGTTCTTCATTTTTTAATGTGATAGCTTTCTTCTTCATAATCTCTCCTATACGATTGATGGTTTATCCTTGTGATTGATAAACCCAAGTACGATACTTGTGAACAAATCAGGTTGTTCATACATAGATGCGTGCCCACACTGTGGTAAGACCACTAATTTGGAATCCGCAATTCGTTGATGTAAAATCTCTTGTTCATACACTGGTGTTAAACAATCCATATCCCCTGAAAGGATTAGGGTATGTGCAGTAATCTTGTCGAGGACGTCAATTGTATTGTGCGTTTCCGCACTAACTGTTAGCCGAATCATGGCATCAAGAAATGAGGGATTACTAAATAGGGGTATTAACATCTCTTTTCGTTGCTCCATCCAAGCAATCTCTTTGGTATAAAATTGCGGTGAATAAATATAAGGAATCGTGATGTTATAATACGCCAAACCATTCCGCGACTTGGCTACTTCGTTCCATCCATCACCTATAGCCTTTAACCATGGTGATGTCTTTGCTACTGCATTTGCAACAACTAAATGTTGTACAGTTTTCGGATATTTTGCCGCGTATTGTAACGCAACACTTGCACCATAACTAATCCCAACGATATTGACTTCTTTAATCTTCAAATACATTAATAAATGATGCAAGATCTCGACTTGCAGTTCTTGTGTATATGTTGTATTCATTTTGGTACTTTGCCCTTGATCAAGCATATCATACCGGATGACTGGATGATGTTCTGTAAATGCTGGTATAAAAGCATCCCAACTCACGGTTGACATCATAATTCCATTTAGGATAATAACTGGGATTGCATCGGTTTTATTCGCACCATCAATCGTGTAATAAATCCGATATTTTTTATATTCGAATATACTCATTCGATATACCCGATTTCTTTTGCTTGTTGACGCAGTTCATCGCGAAATTTCGGATGTGCAACACTAATAAGTAGTTCAACACGTTCCTTAATACTTGTCCCACGTAAACGTACGGCACCATATTCTGTGACAATATAATCCACATCATTACGAGATAAACTCACTGCAGCCCCCGGTTTTAATGTAGGGACGATTTTGGAGACTTCAATGCGTTCTCCGGTCTCTTTATCTCGCACCTTTGTGGTGGAGTAAAGCGCAATAAAACTACGCCCATTCTTCGCCCGTTGTGCCCCCGTTGCAGTATCCGTTTGTCCACCGGTACCACTAAACTGTCTTGTACCGATTGATTCACTACAACACTGTCCAGTTAAATCAACTTCAATGGTTGTATTGATGGATACTTGATTGTCATTTTGCCCGATGATGCAAGGATCATTCACATAATTTCCATCCAACAATAATATCCCAGGATTGTCATCAATAAAGTCGTACAATTCCGGAGTACCCAGTGCAAATGCAGCAACCATTTTACCATTATGTAACGTCTTTTTCTTATTGGTTACCGCGCCTGCCTTAAACAACTTCATAAATCCTGTTGTCAACATTTCTGTATGCACACCTAAATCCTTTTTGTCCATAAGGGCATTCGCTACAGCATTGGGAATTCCACCAATACCCAGTTGAATCGTATCCCCATCGTGGATATAACTGGCGATTAACTCCCCAATCTTTAAATCTTTCTCATTCGGCTCGGTATCGGGTAATTCTGGCGGTAAATAATCTACTTTGACAAAATAATCTATATCTGATTGATGAACCTCAAGATCCCCGAGTGTTCGAGGGAAATGGGGATTAATTTCTAAAATAACAGTATCTGCTGCTTCCAACATTTTCTTTTCATACACATTGGAAAGCGATAACGAAACAAATCCATGTTTGTCAGGAAGGGTACAGTTTCCAACATAGATATTCGGTTTTTTGTGTTCTATCCGTCGTACTCCGGCAAAGTGTAATTGGTTCGGAATGAATGCGATGTTCCCGTTTCGAAACGCCTTTCGGATATCGCCACTAAAAAACCAGCTATTGACTGTAAAATGATCCTTGTACTGATCATTAACCATAAATTCATATGGATACATTGGTAAGCAATTATCAATAGTAATATGTTCTATGCGATCAGATACTTCATGTAATTTCGTAAAGAACTCTCGACCTTCACTCGCTGCCATTCCTGCAACAATATGATCGCCTTCTTGAACAAGGTTCAAAGCCTCATTGATCGTAATAATCTTCGCCATATTTATTCCTCCTAGTCATGACGAGAAGGATGGAGAATGCTCCATCCTATTGCCATGATAAAATCTTGTGTAATTATTCGCCTAAAATTTCAGTAATTGATTGAATAGGTTGCAAGGTAGTAAATGCGGCTGCTTCACCAACAACAGCAGCTTGTAAGAATGCCATTGATTCGGTTCCAACTCGTTTTCCATCCGCATAATCAACCGTGACATCAAATGGTAATGGTACTGGGTTTTCTTCCATTGCATCAATAAAGTTATCCCACGTTAAGTCATCGGTTCCAACTCGTTCTAATCCTTCAACGAACGTTGCTGCAGCAATCCAACCAGCAAATGCAAATGCGTTGTTAACATATGCAGGATCTACTTCTGCTGCATACAAGTTATAATCAGCAGATAATGCACCTTCAGAATCGAAGATATCAATCCATGCACTTGCATAAATATCAAAGCTTGATAGCGCAGACATAACTGGGGTAATCCATGTTCCTGCTGCATTAACATATGATGTAATGACAGGAATATCACTACCAGCAGCTTCTAGAGCCAAAACGATGGTTGTAGCTGGTGCTTGATTTGCGGCAACGATAATTACGTCAACATCTGCTGCAATCATTTGTTGTGCAGCGGTACTCATATCATCTGAAGTTGCTGCAACGGATGCAGTAGCCATCGATAATCCGATTTGAGTTGCATAGCTTTGTGCTCCATTTAACCAACCATATCCTGCATCATCCGTTGTATAAATAATACCAACAGATTCTGCACTTAAATCACTGATTGCACGAGCAAGCATTACTTCACCTTCGGTATTGTAAACAGGTTGTACAGGGAAGCTAGCTCGTTCGGTTCCTTCTGCATCCGGATTGTATAATGCACTATATCCAGTTGCATAATAGACCGTAGGAATTCCAATTTCAGTCAAGTAATCCAACGTCATTGCAACCGTACCTGTTCCAAAATGTCCTACAAGTGCAAAGACTTCATCGTCTTCGACTAATGTTTTGGTGTAGGTATCTCCTTTAGCAGGATCAAACTCATCATCATAATGTACGAATTCAATCTCGCGACCATTTACACCGCCATCTTCATTCACCATATCGAAATATGCTTCAATTCCAGCGTTAAATCCCAATCCAATACTTCCATAAGGTCCACTTGTTGCTGCTGCGTTCCCTACTTTAACTGTGGTATCAGTAACTCCAGGTACCACGTCTGGTTGCTCTTCAACAATGTCTTCCACACATGCTGATAAGGTGAACACTGCCATAAATAAAACTACTGCTAAAACTAATTTTTTCATGTTTCCTCCTAATTATTTTTTTTTATTTTTATTTGTAATCTGAATGTCCAGATGTACTTCTATTTTCCTAGATACGCTTCAACTAGAGTTGTATCTTTTGCCAAAACAGATGCTTTATCTGATTTGACAATCCGGCCGACTTGCAGTACATAGGCATAGTCTGCAATTTGTAGTGTTTGCAAAGCATTTTGCTCTACAATCAGTACTGTAAGGCCAATTGTTTTATTTAAATCGGCAATAATCTCAAAAATTGATTTGACAATCAGTGGTGCCAATCCCAAAGACGGCTCATCAAGAATCAACATCTGTGGTGTACTCATCAATGCACGCCCAATCGCAAGCATTTGCTGTTCGCCACCGGATAATGATACAGCTTGCTGTTGTTTCCGTTCCTGCAATACAGGAAAATACTCGTAAACACGTAATAGGTTATTGGCAATCATCTCTTTACGACTTAATACAACTTCTTCTCGATCCGAATAACGTTGCAAGAACTCTCCGCGCAAGTACGCTTTATTCACAGGTCCTTCTTTTGCGGTAAATGCGCCAATCATTAGATTTTCGAGTACCGTTAGTTCACCGAAAATCTGACGTCCTTCTGGGACATGGATAATCCCCATATCCGTAATCTTATCTGCCGAAACTTTGGAAATATCCAATCCATCAAAGAGAATTCGACCGGATTTTGGTGGAATCAATCCTGAGATGGTTTTCAGTAATGTACTCTTTCCACCACCATTAGCTCCTAAGATTGCTGTAATAGAACCTTTTTGGACCGTTATCGATACGTCCTTGAGTGCTGCTATTGCACCATATGAAACACTTAAGTGTTGAATGTTTAATACCTCACTCATACATTATCACCACCTAAATACGCTTCAATTACGGCTTGATTCTTTTGAATCATCTCAGGCGTATCAAATGCCAGAAATCGTCCAAAATTAATAGCACAAACCCGATCACATAGATTCATCACAAATCCCATATCATGTTCAATCAGTAATATTGTTACATTATAGTCTTTCTTTATTTGTCGTATAATCTGCTCCAGTTCATCGGTTTCTTGATCATTCAAGCCTGCCGCTGGTTCATCCAAGATAATCAATTTCGGATCGCTCATAAGTGTCCGTGCAATTTCAATTTTCTTTAGGATTCCATATGGTTGACCAGCAACGTAAAAATCCTTCAAATGCAGAATACCTAACGACTCCAATATCGTTTCTGCTTTTTGACGCATTTGACGTTCTTCTCTTCTTGCTTTAGGTGTCATAAAAATATGTTGCACGATGCCTGTTGTAAATTCATAATGCCCACCTATTAAGAGATTATCAATGATACTAAGGTCTTTGACCAGTTCAACATTTTGAAACGTTCTAGCTAGTCCTTGAGAAATCACTTGCGTCACTTTATAATCACGTAGATTGACAATTTGTCCTTCTTTATTTTGAAATAAAATATCACCATCATAATCTTTATAAAACTGTGTAACACAGTTAAACACTGTTGTTTTTCCAGCTCCATTGGGACCAATTAAACCAACTATTTCTCCGGATTCAACCGTTAAACTTAGTTGATCAACCGCACGCAATCCACCAAAGGTTTTCCCCACATTCTGTAATTGTAGTATTGGTACGTTGCTCATTGGGAATCCCCTCGATTCGTTGGTTCTTTTGTAAATAGATTCTTAATCTTTTGCTTAACGTTAACTTTATACATCCATCCCTTAAGATCGTACCAAATATACACAAAACCATTGGGATAAAATATGATGACTATAATAATAAGGATTCCTGAAAAAATATAACTAACGTCCCCTAAATAGTCTTTGATTATCAACTCTGGGATACCATGGATAATGAACACACCAAGCAACGTTCCATAAATCGATTTATAACCACCGACAACTACCATAGCAATAATAAATAAACTAGCCGATAGTGTCCACTGTGCTGTGGTAACACTTTGGAAATATAGTGCATATGCGACACCAGCTGTGGCGGCAAACATGGTTGCTGTAACAAATGCTGTCAAACGATACCGAAGGATGCTGATCCCCATCGCTTGAGCAGCGTGTTCACTCCGACTCATCGCTAATAATGCACGACCTGTTTTACTGTGAACGATATTATGCATAACAATCATCATGAGTACAAGGATTGCGACAATTAAGATAAATAAATACGTCCGATCAATTTGGGAAATTTGACTCAGTTCACGGAGACCAAATACTTTGATTGCACCAATGCGAATAGCATCGCCGCCAAAGATGGCTACTTGTGTATATATTTTATGCAGAATCTCCCCAACAAATAGCGTTGCTATGGCAAGATATATCCCTTCAACCTTTAGG
This genomic window contains:
- a CDS encoding GyrI-like domain-containing protein, with amino-acid sequence MKYSIKEYPERYFIGIELEGGVHHSSADKIPLLWESFFDDMKLLDQSKLQDKFIGLECYPPDFRETKTFDYYTMIQTSELVEQDGFVSKKLPAGSYISFEILFRDITNQIHACYEYVKEHNINVHMGFDFEDYLNDQDYTNADDSVLHFSMLLETDNRDE
- a CDS encoding alpha/beta fold hydrolase, with protein sequence MKKKAITLKNEEQYYYIDTEKGDQIIVLLHGNMSSSIHYKPLIERFKGQYRVIAPDMRGFGDSSYKKPIDSLHDLADDVLDFLRILGVKKYHLAGWSTGGAIAMSMAIKAPNQIDKLILIESCSYRGYPIFKKNDQFQPIVGDYYQSKEDMATDPVQIAPMVQAFETNNVAMMNAVWDQAIYTVNKPSKEDNDLYLSETMKQRNLVDIDWGLMTFNLSNFSNGVTLGDGTIHQIDCPVLSFWSEQDMVVLEYMVDETVEALQNVKKITLENSGHSPLVDCPDKLAKQIIHFIQ
- a CDS encoding alpha/beta fold hydrolase; the encoded protein is MSIFEYKKYRIYYTIDGANKTDAIPVIILNGIMMSTVSWDAFIPAFTEHHPVIRYDMLDQGQSTKMNTTYTQELQVEILHHLLMYLKIKEVNIVGISYGASVALQYAAKYPKTVQHLVVANAVAKTSPWLKAIGDGWNEVAKSRNGLAYYNITIPYIYSPQFYTKEIAWMEQRKEMLIPLFSNPSFLDAMIRLTVSAETHNTIDVLDKITAHTLILSGDMDCLTPVYEQEILHQRIADSKLVVLPQCGHASMYEQPDLFTSIVLGFINHKDKPSIV
- a CDS encoding acetyl-CoA hydrolase/transferase family protein, translating into MAKIITINEALNLVQEGDHIVAGMAASEGREFFTKLHEVSDRIEHITIDNCLPMYPYEFMVNDQYKDHFTVNSWFFSGDIRKAFRNGNIAFIPNQLHFAGVRRIEHKKPNIYVGNCTLPDKHGFVSLSLSNVYEKKMLEAADTVILEINPHFPRTLGDLEVHQSDIDYFVKVDYLPPELPDTEPNEKDLKIGELIASYIHDGDTIQLGIGGIPNAVANALMDKKDLGVHTEMLTTGFMKLFKAGAVTNKKKTLHNGKMVAAFALGTPELYDFIDDNPGILLLDGNYVNDPCIIGQNDNQVSINTTIEVDLTGQCCSESIGTRQFSGTGGQTDTATGAQRAKNGRSFIALYSTTKVRDKETGERIEVSKIVPTLKPGAAVSLSRNDVDYIVTEYGAVRLRGTSIKERVELLISVAHPKFRDELRQQAKEIGYIE
- a CDS encoding ABC transporter substrate-binding protein; the encoded protein is MKKLVLAVVLFMAVFTLSACVEDIVEEQPDVVPGVTDTTVKVGNAAATSGPYGSIGLGFNAGIEAYFDMVNEDGGVNGREIEFVHYDDEFDPAKGDTYTKTLVEDDEVFALVGHFGTGTVAMTLDYLTEIGIPTVYYATGYSALYNPDAEGTERASFPVQPVYNTEGEVMLARAISDLSAESVGIIYTTDDAGYGWLNGAQSYATQIGLSMATASVAATSDDMSTAAQQMIAADVDVIIVAANQAPATTIVLALEAAGSDIPVITSYVNAAGTWITPVMSALSSFDIYASAWIDIFDSEGALSADYNLYAAEVDPAYVNNAFAFAGWIAAATFVEGLERVGTDDLTWDNFIDAMEENPVPLPFDVTVDYADGKRVGTESMAFLQAAVVGEAAAFTTLQPIQSITEILGE
- a CDS encoding ABC transporter ATP-binding protein, encoding MSEVLNIQHLSVSYGAIAALKDVSITVQKGSITAILGANGGGKSTLLKTISGLIPPKSGRILFDGLDISKVSADKITDMGIIHVPEGRQIFGELTVLENLMIGAFTAKEGPVNKAYLRGEFLQRYSDREEVVLSRKEMIANNLLRVYEYFPVLQERKQQQAVSLSGGEQQMLAIGRALMSTPQMLILDEPSLGLAPLIVKSIFEIIADLNKTIGLTVLIVEQNALQTLQIADYAYVLQVGRIVKSDKASVLAKDTTLVEAYLGK